In a single window of the Zea mays cultivar B73 chromosome 5, Zm-B73-REFERENCE-NAM-5.0, whole genome shotgun sequence genome:
- the LOC100276500 gene encoding uncharacterized protein LOC100276500, which translates to MSLEDSFKERVAMWRREHDIIYNQLPVLLEKMDILFPAENMENSEPENKSETKNLVAPLPAVTPEEIGERYKDLEESIRGFIKDLDEAEKEEEEDGGTSEAASPSSVDDE; encoded by the exons ATGTCGCTGGAAGACAGTTTCAAGGAGAGGGTAGCCATGTGGCGCAGGGAACATGACATTATTTACAACCAG CTCCCAGTGCTGCTAGAGAAGATGGACATCCTATTTCCTGCGGAGAACAtggaaaactcggagcctgag AACAAATCTGAAACAAAGAATCTGGTCGCCCCGCTGCCAGCCGTGACGCCGGAGGAAATAGGGGAGCGCTACAAGGATCTGGAGGAGAGCATCAGGGGATTCATCAAGGATCTGGACGAGGCcgagaaggaggaggaggaggacggagGCACGAGCGAGGCGGCATCGCCGTCTTCAGTGGACGATGAGTAA
- the LOC100275058 gene encoding uncharacterized protein LOC100275058 (The RefSeq protein has 1 substitution compared to this genomic sequence): MSLEDSLKKRVAKCRREYDIIYKQLPVLLEKMEILFPTGKKMESSEPENKSEAKGEPVDPLRAMTPAEIGERYKDLADTVKGFLKDLDEAEKEIVAGTSQAATPPASVEDK; encoded by the exons ATGTCGCTGGAAGATAGTTTGAAGAAGAGGGTGGCCAAGTGCCGCAGGGAGTATGACATTATTTACAAGCAG CTACCGGTGCTGCTAGAGAAGATGGAAATTCTATTTCCTACGGGGAAGAAGATGGAGAGCTCCGAGCCGGAG AACAAATCCGAAGCAAAGGGGGAGCCGGTCGACCCGCTGCGAGCCATGACGCCGGCAGAAATAGGGGAGCGCTACAAGGATCTGGCGGACACCGTCAAGGGATTCCTCAAGGATCTGGACGAGGCCGAGAAGGAGATCGTCGCAGGCACGAGCCAGGCGGCAACGCCACCTGCTTCAGTGGAAGACCAGTAA